One Miscanthus floridulus cultivar M001 chromosome 11, ASM1932011v1, whole genome shotgun sequence DNA window includes the following coding sequences:
- the LOC136491304 gene encoding uncharacterized protein has translation MRLRASIDTVGSVVSMLGLKNKTTEEENTRGHAANVVLELSPDLQVESFPAVLQMVSSLLTAKTTAASTTSNVSVELTWLGVKILRKIMDNPDNCKEVVKDADDQVISSIVDLTAVSDDNSSSISWSPVTEEIIVEAVQVLHRLVRTTGDAGKVLRCKISENLHVLRNIRKILEHPRSHTELLTEAIGVLACLALDETGKEEIGGSARIIRKLVPSLVVETPSPSNRVKLAKSAVEALLVLAVDSQRNALRILEELKIEDMQQLVDLLSSDSTELRTMAAKLLAVLRVNSITEHVQYNRTVDNALPLLLKAIKLEVEKLYALVPAAGELHAHDANLEEWRTKQGALLESFVGLSVRVCTFIQASEFGDALRNANLTVDLLMHALNRILDMYKSPDTEYPGIRRVTVELIIWMLRSNRRCIEFFVRHQVDKAVKEVAETEERLEMFKMFCCGVGVAKHREPISSLVASAASALPSIARRLPGEVSAENTIIPIA, from the exons ATGAGGCTCCGAGCTTCCATTGACACTGTGGGAAGCGTGGTCAGTATGCTTGGACTGAAGAACAAGACCACGGAGGAAGAGAACACCAGAGGGCACGCGGCGAACGTGGTGCTGGAGCTCTCTCCAGACCTCCAAGTGGAGAGCTTCCCAGCAGTGCTGCAGATGGTGTCTTCACTGCTTACTGCGAAGACAACGGCAGCGTCGACAACGAGCAATGTCAGCGTCGAGCTTACATGGCTCGGTGTGAAAATCCTCAGAAAGATCATGGACAATCCGGACAACTGTAAGGAAGTAGTGAAGGATGCCGATGACCAGGTGATATCAAGCATTGTGGACCTTACAGCTGTTAGTGATGACAACAGCAGCTCAATCTCGTGGTCTCCAGTAACAGAGGAGATCATCGTGGAGGCAGTTCAAGTCCTGCACAGGCTGGTCCGAACTACCGGCGATGCCGGTAAGGTGCTTAGGTGCAAAATCTCTGAGAACCTCCATGTTCTCAGGAACATTAGAAAGATCCTAGAACATCCAAGGAGCCATACTGAGCTACTCACTGAAGCAATTGGAGTTCTTGCCTGCTTAGCTTTGGATGAGACAGGAAAGGAAGAGATTGGGGGTTCAGCTCGGATCATTAGGAAGCTTGTTCCATCCCTTGTTGTTGAAACTCCATCCCCATCCAACAGAGTCAAGCTAGCTAAGTCTGCTGTTGAAGCATTACTTGTTCTTGCCGTGGACAGCCAAAGGAATGCCTTGAGGATCCTTGAAGAACTGAAGATTGAAGACATGCAGCAACTTGTTGATTTACTTTCTTCTGACTCCACAGAGCTCAGAACTATGGCTGCAAAACTCTTGGCGGTTCTACGTGTCAATTCTATAACAGAACATGTTCAATATAACAGGACAGTCGACAACGCACTACCTCTG CTGCTGAAAGCAATCAAGCTAGAGGTGGAGAAACTATATGCCCTGGTACCTGCTGCTGGAGAACTTCATGCCCATGATGCT AATTTGGAGGAATGGAGAACCAAGCAGGGTGCACTACTGGAGAGCTTTGTTGGCCTCAGCGTTCGGGTCTGCACATTCATTCAGGCAAGCGAGTTCGGCGATGCGCTCCGTAATGCCAACCTCACAGTGGATTTGCTCATGCACGCGCTGAACAGGATCCTTGATATGTACAAGTCACCAGACACAGAGTACCCAGGTATAAGGCGGGTAACAGTTGAGCTAATCATTTGGATGCTACGGAGCAACAGACGCTGCATTGAGTTTTTCGTTCGGCACCAAGTGGACAAGGCAGTGAAAGAAGTCGCAGAAACAGAAGAAAGACTTGAAATGTTTAAGATGTTCTGCTGCGGCGTTGGCGTCGCTAAGCACAGAGAGCCCATTTCTTCTCTTGTTGCTTCTGCAGCCTCTGCTCTGCCTAGCATTGCTAGAAGGCTCCCAGGCGAGGTGTCGGCAGAGAACACAATAATACCAATTGCTTAA